In Xanthomonas theicola, a single genomic region encodes these proteins:
- a CDS encoding FCD domain-containing protein, translating into MLLLDIPSHASKGLIESRPKAGSRVLPRSRWNLLDPETLGWAFAGQPNDTAFIGVLFERRAIAEPAAAALAAERRDKTRLKSLCDAIAGMTRHTFATEAGRTAERHFHSPILHATGNDTLILLKCEYLCRGQLDDAVQPSPACPGPAIPFRPSPRAPAAASNAMRCECWWNWRWRIRRSRCSRRPHRLCR; encoded by the coding sequence ATGCTTTTGCTCGATATCCCGTCGCATGCGTCCAAGGGCCTGATCGAGAGCCGGCCGAAGGCCGGCTCGCGCGTGCTGCCGAGGAGCCGCTGGAACCTGCTCGATCCCGAGACACTGGGCTGGGCATTCGCCGGACAGCCCAACGACACGGCCTTCATTGGCGTCCTGTTCGAGCGGCGGGCCATCGCCGAGCCCGCCGCCGCGGCGCTGGCAGCCGAGCGGCGCGACAAGACCCGCCTCAAGAGCCTGTGCGACGCCATCGCCGGCATGACGCGCCATACCTTCGCCACGGAAGCCGGCCGCACCGCGGAGCGCCACTTCCACAGCCCGATCCTGCACGCCACCGGCAACGATACGCTCATCCTGTTGAAATGCGAGTATCTGTGCCGCGGTCAGCTGGACGACGCAGTTCAACCATCGCCAGCGTGCCCTGGCCCCGCAATCCCTTTCCGACCATCACCACGCGCCCCTGCCGCTGCCAGCAATGCGATGCGATGCGAATGCTGGTGGAACTGGCGCTGGAGGATACGCCGCAGTCGATGCAGCCGTAGGCCGCATCGACTCTGCCGGTGA
- a CDS encoding S-methyl-5'-thioinosine phosphorylase, producing MDNIALAVIGGTGVYTLAQLDDVDSRQVDTRYGSPSGPVRVGTLLGQRVAFLARHGEGHSLPPHKINYRANLVALQQIGAARVLALNTVGGIGERFGPRVLACPDQLIDYTWGRVSTLSEEPGSEVLHVDFGHPYSPMLRSKVLAAARVTGVSLVDGGCYGATQGPRLETIAEIARLRRDGCDLVGMTGMPEAGLARELGLDYVCLAIVANWAAGCGDAQEITLAEVLANVEAAAAGLPELIGELARG from the coding sequence ATGGACAACATCGCACTGGCCGTGATCGGCGGCACCGGCGTCTACACGCTCGCGCAACTGGACGACGTGGACAGCCGTCAGGTCGATACCCGCTACGGCAGCCCGTCCGGCCCGGTGCGCGTCGGCACGCTGCTCGGCCAGCGCGTCGCGTTCCTGGCCCGGCACGGCGAGGGCCATTCGCTGCCGCCGCACAAGATCAATTACCGCGCAAACCTTGTGGCGCTGCAGCAAATCGGTGCCGCCCGGGTGCTCGCGCTCAATACCGTCGGCGGCATCGGCGAGCGCTTCGGGCCGCGCGTGCTGGCCTGCCCGGACCAGTTGATCGACTACACCTGGGGCCGTGTGTCCACGCTCAGCGAGGAGCCGGGCAGCGAGGTGTTGCACGTGGACTTCGGCCACCCGTATTCGCCGATGCTGCGCAGCAAGGTGCTGGCCGCTGCGCGCGTGACCGGCGTCAGCCTGGTCGACGGCGGCTGCTACGGCGCCACCCAGGGGCCGCGCCTGGAAACGATTGCGGAGATCGCCCGGTTGCGCCGCGACGGCTGCGACCTGGTCGGCATGACCGGCATGCCGGAAGCAGGGCTGGCGCGCGAACTGGGCCTGGACTACGTGTGCCTGGCGATCGTGGCCAACTGGGCCGCCGGCTGCGGCGATGCCCAGGAGATCACCCTGGCCGAGGTGCTGGCCAACGTGGAGGCGGCCGCGGCGGGGTTGCCGGAGCTGATCGGCGAACTGGCGCGCGGGTGA
- the mmsB gene encoding multiple monosaccharide ABC transporter permease, with protein MTTSNESTPSASPARMALRYLTGQLRQVGLFSALIVIVLFFQFATGGITLRPINVSNLVIQNSYILILAIGMVMVIIAGHIDLSVGSLVAFVGAMAGVMITQWQIPWPLAVVLCLVIGGLVGAWQGFWIAYFRIPAFIVTLAGMLLFRGAAQIALQNQQISPFPEAFRRMGSGFLPAFGTSGYEPLTLVLGAVAAIVLLSGSLRQRAVRHRYGLESEPLWYFILKLAFSVFLIGCMAFLLASYNGTPIVLVILGVLIIAYAAIMARSVFGRHVYAIGGNLSAAALSGVKTKRITFLLFVNMGVISALAGLVFTAQLNLASPSAGTGFELDAIAAVFIGGAAVTGGIGTVTGAIIGGLIIGLLNNGMSILGVGTEYQALIKGLVLLAAVAFDVYNKRRTGGR; from the coding sequence GTGACAACGTCCAATGAATCGACGCCGTCGGCCAGCCCGGCCAGGATGGCGCTGCGTTACCTGACCGGGCAGCTGCGTCAGGTCGGCCTGTTCAGCGCCCTGATCGTGATCGTGCTGTTCTTCCAGTTCGCCACCGGCGGCATCACGCTGCGCCCGATCAACGTCTCCAACCTGGTCATCCAGAACAGCTACATCCTGATCCTGGCGATCGGCATGGTCATGGTGATCATCGCCGGGCACATCGACCTGTCGGTCGGCTCGCTCGTGGCGTTCGTGGGCGCGATGGCCGGCGTCATGATCACGCAGTGGCAGATTCCCTGGCCGCTCGCCGTCGTGCTGTGCCTGGTCATCGGCGGACTGGTCGGCGCATGGCAGGGCTTCTGGATCGCCTACTTCAGGATTCCTGCGTTCATCGTCACGCTGGCAGGCATGTTGCTGTTCCGCGGCGCCGCGCAGATCGCATTGCAGAACCAGCAGATTTCGCCTTTCCCGGAAGCGTTCCGGCGGATGGGATCGGGGTTCCTGCCGGCATTCGGCACCAGCGGCTACGAGCCCCTGACGCTCGTCCTCGGCGCGGTGGCCGCCATCGTGCTGCTGTCTGGTTCGCTCCGCCAGCGAGCGGTGCGGCACAGGTACGGGCTCGAATCCGAGCCGCTGTGGTACTTCATCCTCAAGCTGGCGTTCTCGGTGTTCCTGATCGGTTGCATGGCGTTCCTGCTTGCCAGCTACAACGGCACGCCGATCGTCCTGGTGATCCTCGGGGTGCTGATCATCGCGTATGCGGCGATCATGGCGCGTTCGGTGTTCGGTCGGCACGTCTACGCGATCGGCGGCAACCTCAGCGCGGCGGCGCTCTCGGGCGTGAAGACCAAGCGGATCACGTTCCTGCTGTTCGTGAACATGGGCGTCATCTCCGCCCTTGCAGGGCTGGTGTTCACCGCCCAGCTGAACTTGGCGAGCCCCAGCGCGGGCACGGGTTTCGAACTCGATGCGATCGCCGCGGTGTTCATCGGTGGTGCCGCGGTGACGGGCGGCATCGGCACCGTGACCGGCGCGATCATCGGCGGCCTCATCATCGGGCTGCTCAACAACGGCATGTCGATCCTGGGCGTGGGCACCGAATACCAGGCGCTGATCAAGGGACTGGTCCTGCTCGCCGCCGTGGCCTTCGACGTCTACAACAAACGTCGCACCGGGGGCCGCTGA
- a CDS encoding cold-shock protein yields MSPEDGSAGVFAHFSAINSKGFGSLQEGQRVSYDVTQGPKGAQASSITPVE; encoded by the coding sequence ATTTCACCGGAAGACGGCAGCGCCGGTGTATTCGCGCACTTCTCCGCGATCAATTCCAAGGGCTTCGGCAGCCTGCAGGAAGGACAGCGTGTCAGCTATGACGTGACCCAGGGTCCGAAGGGCGCGCAGGCCTCCAGTATTACACCTGTCGAGTAA
- the nagZ gene encoding beta-N-acetylhexosaminidase encodes MLAIGVAGTELTAQERDWLQHDAVAGVVLFKRNFASRAQLVELTAAIRAAAPRPQLICVDQEGGRVQRFREGYSALPPLHGFGALYARDRDAALALAEQHAWLMASEVRASGVDLSFAPVVDLARGNRAIGDRAFSDDPQVVAAFTAAYVRGMHSVGMAATLKHFPGHGTVLEDTHVDNAEDPRPLQELREQDLLPFAAGIAAGADAVMMAHVVYPQVAPEPAGYSSRWIQQILRQELGFRGVVFSDDIGMAASFAAGGVAARVSAHLDAGCDVVLVCHPELVEASLQAVRDRPLNTAALLGLIGRGALGWDGLLADARYGHIQSHLLATFGKTA; translated from the coding sequence ATGCTCGCGATCGGCGTCGCCGGTACCGAACTCACCGCACAGGAACGCGACTGGCTGCAGCACGATGCCGTCGCCGGCGTGGTCCTGTTCAAGCGCAATTTCGCCTCCAGGGCGCAGCTGGTGGAACTGACCGCGGCGATCCGCGCCGCCGCGCCGCGGCCGCAGCTGATCTGCGTGGACCAGGAAGGCGGCCGCGTGCAGCGCTTCCGCGAGGGCTACAGCGCGCTGCCGCCGCTGCACGGCTTCGGCGCGCTGTACGCGCGCGACCGCGATGCGGCGCTGGCGCTGGCCGAGCAGCATGCTTGGCTGATGGCCAGCGAGGTGCGCGCCAGCGGCGTGGACCTGAGCTTCGCCCCGGTGGTGGACCTGGCGCGTGGCAACCGCGCGATCGGCGACCGCGCCTTCAGCGACGATCCGCAGGTGGTGGCCGCGTTCACCGCCGCCTACGTGCGCGGCATGCACAGCGTCGGCATGGCCGCCACGCTCAAGCACTTCCCCGGCCATGGCACGGTGCTGGAAGATACCCATGTCGACAACGCCGAGGATCCGCGCCCGCTGCAGGAATTGCGCGAGCAGGACCTGCTGCCGTTCGCCGCCGGCATCGCCGCCGGCGCCGATGCGGTGATGATGGCGCACGTGGTCTATCCGCAGGTGGCGCCGGAGCCGGCCGGTTACTCGTCGCGCTGGATCCAGCAGATCCTGCGCCAGGAGCTCGGCTTTCGCGGCGTGGTGTTCTCCGACGACATCGGCATGGCCGCCTCGTTCGCCGCCGGCGGCGTCGCCGCGCGCGTGTCCGCGCACCTGGATGCCGGCTGCGACGTGGTCCTGGTGTGCCATCCCGAACTGGTCGAGGCATCGTTGCAGGCGGTGCGCGACCGCCCGCTCAATACCGCCGCGCTGCTCGGCCTGATCGGCCGCGGCGCCCTCGGCTGGGACGGCCTGCTCGCCGACGCCCGCTACGGCCACATTCAATCCCATCTGCTCGCAACCTTCGGGAAAACCGCCTGA
- a CDS encoding hypoxanthine-guanine phosphoribosyltransferase, protein MSTLTIAQALAQADLLVDRPHLDQAIARMADAIAADYRGEIPVYLTIMHGALPFAGQLALELGARGQDLQLDYLHATRYRGETVGGELAWKHRPATALYARRVLLLDDILDEGLTLLAVRQWCLEQGATDVRIAVLAVKRHDRCVDGVSADYAGVKVPDRYVFGFGMDVNESLRNLPAIYALKD, encoded by the coding sequence ATGTCCACTCTCACCATCGCCCAGGCCCTGGCCCAGGCCGACCTGCTGGTCGATCGTCCGCACCTCGACCAGGCCATCGCGCGCATGGCCGACGCCATCGCCGCCGACTACCGCGGCGAGATCCCGGTCTACCTGACCATCATGCACGGCGCGTTGCCGTTCGCCGGGCAACTGGCGCTGGAACTGGGCGCGCGCGGCCAGGACCTGCAACTGGATTACCTGCACGCCACCCGCTACCGCGGCGAGACCGTCGGCGGCGAACTGGCGTGGAAGCACCGCCCGGCCACCGCGCTGTACGCGCGCCGCGTGCTGCTGCTCGACGACATCCTCGACGAAGGCCTGACCCTGCTGGCGGTACGCCAATGGTGCCTGGAGCAGGGCGCTACCGACGTGCGCATCGCCGTGCTGGCGGTCAAGCGCCACGACCGCTGCGTGGATGGGGTCAGCGCCGACTATGCCGGCGTGAAGGTGCCCGACCGCTACGTGTTCGGGTTCGGCATGGACGTCAACGAAAGCCTGCGCAACCTGCCGGCGATCTATGCGCTGAAGGACTGA